Below is a genomic region from Desulfonatronum thiodismutans.
CAATTATTTGGTTCGTTCGGCTCGGGAACTCCTCACGGTGATTCCCGAGGCTTTTTCCATCGCGGCGAGCGGTCGTCCCGGTCCGGTTTTGATCGACGTTCCCCGGGACGTCCAACTGGAACGGGTCGGGTTTGCGCAGTGGCCCGAGCCCGGAGAAGTCGATCCCGCGCCGGTTGCCTACGACGCGGACATCGAAGCCGCTGCGGGCATGATCAATGCCGCCAAACGGCCTGTTTTGTGGGTCGGCGGCGGCGCCGTGGCGGCTGGAACCCAGGACCGGATCAAGCAGCTGGCCGAAACCGCGTCCATGCCCGTGGCCCTGACCTTGATGGGGCTGGCCGCCATGGACCGTGATCACCCTCTCTGCCTGGGCATGCTCGGCATGCACGCCGAGCGCGGTACGAACATGGTCCTTGAAGCTTGCGATCTGATCCTGGCCGCGGGCGTGCGCTTCGACGACCGGGCCACGGGCCGGGTGCAGGAATTCTGCCCCCAGGCCAAGATCATCCACGTCGACATTGATCACAGCGAAATCGACAAGATCCGCACCGCCTCCCTGGGCATCCTGGCGGACATCCGCGCCGTGTTCGACGCCTTGCTGCCGCGTGTGACCGCCAACCCGCGCGGTGAATGGCTCGAATACATCGCGGCCCTGAAAAGGGCCTTTCCTCCCCTGGCGCCGACAAGCGGCGGGCACGACACCCCGCAACGTCTCATTCGCCGCGTGGGAGAGCTGGCGCCGCCTGACGCCGTCGTGGTCACGGATGTGGGCAAGCATCAGATGTGGACGGCCCAAAGCTATCCTTTCACGCGTCGGACTTCCTGGCTGACCTCCGGCGGATTGGGGACCATGGGTTTTGGCCTGCCTACGGCCATCGGAGCGTCCATGGCCGCGCCGACGCGCAAGGTCGTCTGTTTCAGCGGAGATGGAAGTCTGCTCATGAACATTCAGGAAATGGCCACCGCCGCGGAACAACAGGCCGACGTGACGGTTGTCCTGTTCAACAA
It encodes:
- the ilvB gene encoding biosynthetic-type acetolactate synthase large subunit, which encodes MISLSGAELAVALLERQHVRIIAGIPGGANLPLYDALSRSSCIRHILTRHEQGAGFLTQGMARVTGAPAVCFATSGPGATNVLTAIADAKLDSVPLICVTGQVPRSLMGTDAFQEVDTYGMSIPLTKHNYLVRSARELLTVIPEAFSIAASGRPGPVLIDVPRDVQLERVGFAQWPEPGEVDPAPVAYDADIEAAAGMINAAKRPVLWVGGGAVAAGTQDRIKQLAETASMPVALTLMGLAAMDRDHPLCLGMLGMHAERGTNMVLEACDLILAAGVRFDDRATGRVQEFCPQAKIIHVDIDHSEIDKIRTASLGILADIRAVFDALLPRVTANPRGEWLEYIAALKRAFPPLAPTSGGHDTPQRLIRRVGELAPPDAVVVTDVGKHQMWTAQSYPFTRRTSWLTSGGLGTMGFGLPTAIGASMAAPTRKVVCFSGDGSLLMNIQEMATAAEQQADVTVVLFNNNCLGLVHQQQELFFNANCFSSTYSIEVDFPGIARAFGWHVRDLADASDPDAVLSEAMAHKGPSLVHVPVAREERVLPMVPPGAANRTMIEEVANV